The Deltaproteobacteria bacterium genomic sequence GCGCCGATCTCCGCGAGGAAGTCGATCGTTCCGGGGTTCAGCGCGGCCATCACGGAGCTTGCGTGCGCGGGAAGATCCGGCAAGGCCAGCCGAAGCGCGACGAGGAACCCGACGTCGGAGACGATGACGCCGTCGATCCCGGACTCCTCCGCGAGCCGGCCGACGAGCGGGAGGAGGAACTCCTGCTGCTCCGGAGTGTAGTACGGGGCGTTGAACGCGACGAACACCGGGATGCGATGCGCGTGCGACCGCTCCGCCAGCAGGGAGACGTCGTCGCGCTGGAGGAGGTTCCCCGCCACGGGGCCGCGGCGGTTGATCCAGAACGCCCCGCCGTACCGCTCCAGCCATTCCGGGGGGACGTACCCGCAGAAGAATTCATCCGCTCCGCCCGCGGCGAGCGCCTCCACCTCTTCCGGGTGGCTGATCGGAACGGTGATCCTCGTCACTCCGGTTTCCCCCCCGTCGCCGGAACGGCGACGACGACGCGGTCCACCCGTTTCCGGACCGCAAGGCGGGATAGCACTCCCTCCGCCACGTGCGGCGGCACCGCGTGGTAGAGGGCGTTCCCGAGGGTGAGCAGGTGTCTTCCCGCGCCGTTCCCCCCGGGGACCGGGACACGGAACTCGACGGCGTACTTCGCGCACTCGGTCCGGCACGGCCCGTCCGCGAGGAACCTCTCCTTCTTCTCCTGGTGCATCGCCGCCGGAAGGCAACTCCGCCCCATCGTCACGAACTGGTACGGAAGGTGGATCGACAGCCGCTCGTCCCGGCCTTCCCACTCCTCCTCTTCCATCGGCTGGAGGAACGGATCGATCTCCCGGCGGCCGATCCCGTACCGTCCCATCAGCGCCCGGAATCCGGGAGCGAGCTCCCCGGAGCGGCAGAGCGCCGACCGCGCGGACATGGGGGCCTGGGGCGAATCGAAACGGTCCGCGAGACGGGGGTCGCGGAGCA encodes the following:
- a CDS encoding U32 family peptidase, yielding MTRITVPISHPEEVEALAAGGADEFFCGYVPPEWLERYGGAFWINRRGPVAGNLLQRDDVSLLAERSHAHRIPVFVAFNAPYYTPEQQEFLLPLVGRLAEESGIDGVIVSDVGFLVALRLALPDLPAHASSVMAALNPGTIDFLAEIGA